The genome window GATAGTATTTATCTCATACAAAGCTCTTAGCTCAGAGCCTGGTTCATTTTTAAATGCTGGACAACACAGTCGCTTCCCAGCCTACCATAGCCCAATCCAAACCCAGAGGTGTCTATAGAGTCTAACATCCCCACTTTTCCTCTATACAACTATCACCCTGTCTGGAAACAGCACTGGGATGTCTGGGGTCCACAAGAGGTGGACAGGTGCAAGGTAACAGGAGAGAGGCCCCAAGATAATTacaaagagaaacaggaaggagaTGTTTCCAAAAAAGATACTCTAGGGTATCAAACCATAAGACGGTCTGTTTATAGCTACCTGCTTAGCTAGGACATTCTGAGTGAAGAGGTGAGAAGGTGAGATTCCCAACAGGGAGTTGCAAAGTCAGCAGAGTGGTGTTATATAATGTGGGAAAATTGTGAGCGTAAGCATTTAATGACCCAGTGTGCCACATTGCAGAGCATGACTGCCACTGGGGGTTGCTCTTATGGTGCCCAAGAATCTTTAGACACAGGCTGGGGGAAAAGGGTCTTGGGATGAGGCTGTGCTCCTAGGGCCACAGGTAACTTGATGGGTGGAGTGACAGTGTTCTGGGAAGGCGTGGCCAATGGCAATTCACCAACTATCTCCTGAAAGATGGTGGTAAAATGTGTTTAACTGTGGCCATAGGGATGTGTACAGGACCTTCCGCCTCTTACTCCTTTATACAGAAGTCCTCGATCCTGAACTAGAGTCAGACACAACTGACCGTTACTCCCACCCTCATCAGCCAAGCCCCTGGAGGCAGCCTCCCCAAAGGAGGTAGAAATTCCCTTGGGAAAATCCCCTTCCATTTTTTGCAAGAGTCAAATCCACCTGGAGGGGCAGAAACTCACCAGTAAAGGTagtagaagaaggagaggaggtaGAAGGCCAGCTTACACCAGGCCTCCTTCTGACAGTAGCTCAAGGTGTCTGCATTCATGACCACTGGCGGGTCGTAGGCCAGCTCTGAACTATCTGCAGGACAGTGGAAATACCTGCAGGGAAAGAGGACATGGCATCACTGTCTCTGAGGCTCTGGGACTTCCAACATCACCTGGGTCAAGCCCTCCTGATCCAGGACTTCCCTCCTGTCATCCCTGCCAGTCTTCTTCCTTCTGCCGGGCACCACTCAAATGTGGCTCTGCCACCATCTTCTAATAGGATCAGAGTGACTTTCCCATGTACAATGATGCTctgatggaaagaaaaaaatgtgtctccTGGTGTCCTCTGGGAGTACTAGGAAGAGCTTCCTTTCAGAACAGACGCAACTGTGGTGAAGGTAGGCCTCTGTGCCACTGTACCTACATTCTGCCTTAAAGTTCATTACTTTGGAACTTTAAAAACTttaggatgtagctctgtggcagagagcttgcctggcgTGAACAAGGTCCtgaatttgattctcagcacagcaaataataataactattttgaATTAAGTATTTCCCTCTATGCAAACCCTCAGAGGTAGAACTCTAAGAGGGACATCATATTCCCATTTGGATATAGAGTAATTTTTAGGTACTTCTCTTCTTGATAGAAAGACCCAGAAGAGCAGAAAGAACATTCTCCATCCATGGGGAAGCTGGAAGAGTAAAAGAGCTATGGGTGGAGGAGAAAGACCACAGCAGGCTGTCTGCTTCATAAGCCCCAAATCCACACAAGTGTCACATCAGTGGCCAAGGCCAGGGAGGAGAGCACCCCCTGGATTGCTGCCCTCAGGACCTGATCTTTAGCCCCTACCAGGACACTGGCTGCACCTCTTCAGCCCAAGAACACAGGGCAGCTGAATTCACCCAGCAGGCTGCTTTTCATCCCTCTGGAAAAGGAAtcctgggaggaggcaggagtGAGAATTCATGGCTCCTTCAAGGTTCTGGGACAGGCAGTGGTTCTCGATCCTGAGGAAGGACCAGGTGACCCATCCTAGTGGTTCTGAAGACCATCCCTATAACACAGAAACCTGCAGACCTGGCATCTcagttcccttttcctttcccttcaaaGAATTGCATTGATGGGATCTGTCACCGACATTATGCAGAGAGGACATCACAAGCCAGATTCAATGATACCTGCCAGATCATAGCCCTCTGGGCCACTCACCTCTCCTCTTTCTGGGAGGAGATTTCAAAACCTATTTGCTTTCACTGTGGCTTTGTTCCCAGGTGACCTTGTTAAGTGGAGGCAGAGGGACAGGGTGACCAAATGTTTTGGTGGAAAGAACCAGGGTCTGTTTCCTGGTCACCAGAATGATATTCCTTAGGTCAGTCATTAACCTGTCTTGGCCTTAacttctcatctataaaacagggatgAAATTGCCCACCTCAAAGGACAGTTGTGATGATTGTGTGAAGTGATGTATGCAAATAACCTGCAAAAAGAATGGGCACCGAATCAGTGGCAGACAGCTCTACTTGTACTGAAGCAAATTGAGAGTGAGAGCAGAGGGACTTTAATGGCATGAGAAACATCCCTGACCTGGGTCTGTTGGAAAAGGAAAACCAGGTGTTCAAAGACTCTGATGTTTTGCtcgtttgttttggtactgaggattgaacccaggggtgctttacccctgagccacatccctagcccatttcattttttattttgagacagggtctcactaagtcacttagggcctcactaattcctgaggctgtcctcaaacttgcaattctcctgcttcagcctcccaagtcgctgggattacaagtatgcaccaccacataCGGCAAAGACTCTGGTTTTTAAGGAATTctttattctcattctttttttattttttttttctttcatgtttgggCACTTACTAATTGTGTTAGTAACAGTGTATAGTATATAGGATCTCATTGCTAGATCCTATCAGGGATCCAAAAAAATAAGTCAAGGTCCCTACTGGCAAGACTACAGTTACTCTTCCTCTTTGGATGCACAGATTCTGAGCCTAGGGGCACTGgtactttccattttcttccatttagaCCAGTCCCAGCCCTAAGAATAGTACAACAATCAAAGTCTCATACattgatcacattttttttctctttggtgatgctggggatcaaacccagggcctcaagcatggtAAGCACGTGATGtatgagctacatcctcaccccATGACCACACTTTTGATACCCTCCATTGACAGCTCCCAACTTAAAGGACCTCAGGATAAACTTCCTTTAGGGGGAGAAGAGACAGCCCCTTGGGCCACATGTGAGGTAGCAAGGATGTGGACTGAGATTCACACCATGGAGAGATGGAACCATGGTCCTGCCAGGCACAGGGTAAGTGACCCTGGGCAGCTGACCCACCCTGTTGAGTCTCTGTGTTCCCTTATGTGATGCAGGGAAAACTAAACCCACCTCAGTCAGCTGTTGCAGATATTGATCCAGGTAAAAGGTGGTAAAAGGTATAATTACATTACAACACTGTAATTATTCTATTTGGCTACTCTCTGTGTTCTGTGTTCTCTCTTTAACAAATTGCTTTTACTTAACCCCAAAGAGCCATGTATTGAAGACTTGGCCCCCAACTTGGTATTATTGGTGGTGATAGAACCATTAAGAGGTTGGGGCTGAGTGGGAGatcttaggtcactggggttgtgctcTCAAAGAGAATTATGGGATACcagtctcctctctctctctctctctctctctatgtccctccccctcctctctctttctctcttttcccagtTGCCAAAAGGTGAGCAGCTTCCCCTGCTAAGTGTTCCTACCCTGATGTATTGTCTCACCACAACCCAAAGGCAATGGGACCAATCAAGTACAAACTGAAACCCCCAAaactatgagacaaaataaatctttttttctttctaaggtGATAAATACAGGTATTTtgctacagtaacagaaagctgacctACACAATGTACAACTTCTCTATGTAACCAAgtcattttcctttcctccctaAACCTTTGATTTGTTATTCTTTGTGTTTGATCAATGGCACCATcatcctcccagcctcccagcctcccagcttAGAAGGTCCCTCTCACCCCACTCTTTTATTCAATTTTCGGCCAAGTCCTGCCCAGTTTACCCACAGGTGTTCTCCTATTGTCTCATGATTTCAACTTCTACTTCCAGGGTCAGATCTTCTTCATCTGGATTTTCACTATGACCCTGAAATTAGTTTTCATCCTCAATATTTCACCTTTTAGCTCATTACTTCTTTACACTTCTTACCAGGGCTACCCTCCTAAAACTCAGATCAGGAAATACCATTTTCCTCCACCAAAGCCTCTTTTAGCTTTCcctttcttagaaaataaattaactcCAACTTTTCAACAAATCTTCTCAGGTACCCCACATAAGATTCCCAGCCTGTTTGTCAATTGCATCTCTTCTTACCCCCTCGAAGAACACTACATCCAACCACACCAAGCAAATACTGCTCCCCAAACACACAAGTGCTCTCTTACTTCTGGACCTTTGCAAACGCTTTCCAGATTTTCCAGTGTCACTCTTCAGTCTAATTTAAGTGTTTCTTTCTCTACGCTCCTATAGATACTCATCATATGTCTGTTAAGAGTATATTTtcaggctagggatgtagctcagtggtagagtgtttgcctagcaaacAAGAAgcattgggttctatcctcagcatcaaaataaatacaaatacaaataaataaattaaataaatcatgtccatctacatcttaaaaagaaagaaagtcagaaagagaaagaatgtatTTTCTTCTACCCTAGGATATATAACTTGAGAGTAGGGGTTATATTTTAAACTCATCTTGGAATCCTCCACAATGCCTAACAGGTAGTATGTGTTCTGGACATTTACTAAATGAAAGAGTGAAATGCTCCTGATGTgactaaataaaaactaaatgaagatTAAGTATTTCATGGTCAAATAATGATGGTTTGGGCATCCAGAACTCTGGGAGCAAGAGGTCCAGAGGGCAATTTATCTGCACAATTACATTCCCTTCCATCTTTTTAATTCTCTCGTCCATGCTTCCTATATCCATATGGTAGCTATATTTTACAAAAAAGCCCAAATCACATGATTTGACACATGGCTTTAGCAGGGAAAAGAATATGTGAGATCAGAACTGTCCCAGAAAATTTGGTCCATCTGGTAGGTGCTTTTTGTATTAAGATATGActtacataccataaaattcacccttttaaagtGCACAAGTCAGTGGGTTACAGTGTGTTAGAGAGTTGCGTACCATTACCACTAATTTCAGAGCATTTTCATCAtcctaaaaagaaaattctaaaccCATTAGTGATCACTCCCCATTCCTGCTCCCATCCAGCCCTGGGAAGCCACTAATTTGCTTTCTGTCTCCATAGATTTGAGTATTCTGGAcctttcatataaatggaatcataatatGTGCCCATTTGTACCTggcttttttccatttatattttctttaaggttcatccatgttgtagcatttatcaatacttcatttctttctattgtcaaattatattccattgcatggatatatcacagtttgtttatccatttaccagccaACGAGCACAtgggttatttccttttttttttttttttttttttttttgactattgtgaaGAACACTGAAGCCATTTTTAATACTGACCTATAAGAGCTTGGGTTGTGATCAATGGAGCCAATATAAAGGACCTTCCCTTATATGGTCTTGCTGCCTAAGAGCAGTTTGGGAAAGGGGATTTGGAGAGAAAGTCCCCCAAAGGAAGGGATGAAGGGATCGCACTAAGTGGCTGATCTATTCGTGGGACACTGTCATTTTGAGAGCAGGCTATTTGGGCAGAAAAGAGGAGGATGGGCCAGCCTCTGACAGACTTACCTCCAGAAGTGATAGAACAGTAGAGGGACATTCAGCCCCAGGGTAAGCCACTCCTGGGCACACAGGAACATGATGCAGAAGAGGCTGTGGATGGAGTACTCTGGCAGCACCAGCTGAAGAGGAAGCAGAGACACAGGCCTGGGTCAGAGAGAGGAAAAGCTGATCCAATTCCTCCAGCAAGTGATTCTGCCTCGACACTGCCCCCTAAGCTCTGGTAACACCAGACCCTTCCTATAGCAGCCTGGAGTCAGGGCCCCAGGATGGTCACCATTTTTATGGGAAGTCTCCATGTTTTACATTCAATTGAAAATGGACTCAGGCCCTCTACACTTGCTCCTGTGAGTCGCTGACCCCTTTGCAGAATGGCGCTGGCGATCCAGCACTGTGATATCTGAAGCAAGGCAGGACCACAAGGACAAAAGTCCTAGGGCTCCTACTGATCCTCTAACtgccttgttcttgtttttctagtctCTGTGCATCCTTTTCTAGTATCTCTTTCAAATACAGGAGGGCCcagaaaaaagaattgaaaaatagcatttGGCTTGATGATAAATAAGAACccaagagaaaaatcaaggaaCAGTGATAAACAGGTATAGTGCAACCTTGGGGACAAGGGAAGAGAAACCAGCCCAGACCAAGAAGGGCCAGATGGAGGGAGCCACCAGCAGGAAGATGAAGCTCCCCCACTCCCAATCCAGCCACACAGGGTAAAAAGagcttaaaataattatgaaccCTCTGAAGAGTGTTCACATTTTAGCAGAAATGAAAGCTATAAGCTAAAGGGTGATTGCAAGGGAGAAATTTGGTGTCTAGGACAGTATTAAGGGGAAGTCTACAGCTATGCAAAATACATCATCTTACCCAGACATGTGGggagaatttatatatatgtatgtgtgtgtgtgtgtgtgtgtatatatatatatatatatattcacatttaatataaacatacattttatataaataaatatatacattttatataaataatttttatattttataaaacataaaatgttatatttataaaattttttataaaaatttttattaaaaatttatatattacaatttgttttgtttacatatataatttatttatataatacaaatcataatataaattatgtttatgttATATAATACAGAGACTATAAATTACATGATattatatctaatatataaattattatttatattatatattacacagTTGGTCCTCCATATCCATGGATTCAGCCAACCAagactgaaaatatttgaaaaaaaatgttgcctCCGTATTAAACACGTAAATTTTTCTTGTCACTATTCCCTAATAACTATTTActtagcatttacattatattcaATATTACAAATATCTAATACAGAcaaatctagagatgatttaaagtctatGGGAGGATGTCATAGGTTATGtacaaatactatgccattttctgtaagggacttgagcatctgtggattttggtctTCACAGGGGGATCGTATATCTAACCCCCCACAGATATCAAGGAAAAACTGTACCATATTATGTGTGTTGGGGGGTCCTCAGCATCTTATATTTAGTCCATTATGAATGTTTTGGTCTTCCTATCAACATCTTTCTGTCCTTCAAGGCCCAACTCAAATTCCACTTTCAAAACAAAGTTCTGCTCACTCTATCCTGTACCTCTTAGCCCCTCCACATGCTTTCTGACCCTCTCTTAGGGGAACCTTCCACAGTCTATCCATATAGAGCCATTATCCTCCTCTTTCTAATGCGCATGGATATACTACAGTTCTCTGTAAGCTGACTGGGTCAAAGTCTATACTTTTCTTATCTCCTTTTGCAAAGTGCTTTGCACAATGCCTGACACTTAGAGACTttacaaatatttgataaaatgaaCTGAACTAACTAAATGTGTGCATTTGCCAAAGGTTAGCTGGCAGTAGAAATACGGCTTGTGTTCACAAACCAAGACTTCTGGGGCCAGGGGACTGTCCATTGTAGGTACAGAACATGGCTTTGGTCTCTCATTTTAGGCAGATGAGCTAACTGCCCCATATGGCAGATACAGAGGGAgaaacacatatgcacacattaaaaataaacacatgcacGGGCACACGTGTAAGAAATGCACTTTGTAACTAAAGgcatcttctttattttcaaagtctGATATAGAATGAATTGCATTTGCTTAGATTTGCATCTTCCTTAGATTTGCCAGACAGTAATCTTGGAATCAAAGCATAAGAGCCATCATTCCAGAGGTTGGTTACCCTTGGTGGGTAAACCAGGCATAGTCTGCCCCTATGAGTCTCAGCCACCTAGAGGGAGgtctctgtcatttctcctggAGGACCTCAAAGCTGGGCTTACCAACTCCATCTGCACTGGGCCAGGGCACCACCCTGCCGCTGGATTTCTCCTTTGAATGTATCAGCACAGGGCAGAAGGGGTGGATAGTGGCCGTGAGTTCTGCTATGCCTACCTCTACATTTTTTAATCATCACTTTCAACCACTTATACCAAGGTAATTAACACATTTAGAGACAGCCACCCTGGGTCCAAATCATCCATTATAGCTCCATCTCCAACTCAATGCCAATGACAAATCTCTGACTGATTACAGTTTGGATTTCAGGCTCCACTATTAATCACCGCCGTTGCTTCTCTCTCCAGGGCTTGATTTATAGTGGAAGTAGCAACCTTCAAAGCAGGGAGGATTCGTCACTGTCCCTATGGAGAGGAAAACTACTTAATAGAGGCCAGCTGGTCTCAGAGTTCTCCAGTCTTTTGAGGGCTGGGGGGGGGAAATGCGTAAAAATTATCCTATTCTGCATGGCCTCTCCCAATTGCCTTCCACTATCTGGAACTCTGTACAGGATCCTCACAAGTGGGACAGGTGCCTCTCATTAATCTAGGGACACTTCTAGGAGTGACTATGTCCTTAACATACACATACTTTGTCTTTCCTATGTCCCTAGGCATTCCTTGTCATAATCAAGTGAACAATGTAGGGAACTTATTCCTTCTAGACCAAATGGAAATCAGCCAGGCCACTCGCACAAGACTTGAATCATGGCTGTCGCTGTACCTGCCACTCACTCCCAGCATTCGGAGCATAGAAAGAAGGCAATtcctgcaatctgtatttggggtaaaattgggagttcaaaacccacttgaatcaaatgtatgaaatatgatatgtcaagagctttgtaatgttttgaacaaccaataaaaaaaaaaagaatgagaattgTACTGCTTTGAGGTGAAGGAAGGCTTCACAGAAGATAATACAttcctttattttgaaactgtGTCCTTATATAAATGATTTTGTCAAATGAGTGGTGGGGAAATGGTGAGTTTGTGTCATAAATTAGTGTCACAAGTacataaattaatgttttattagccataaaaataaagctagaaaattaaaaaaacaaacctgttAGCTAGATCAATGGAATCCACATTGATTGtcttcaaaattaatatttcattttaaaagttaaaattgagTTTGTCaagttttaaggagaaaaaattgCTTCTTTGATAAATCAATAGCTTGTAAATGCCACAATAGTTATTAGATTTAAGAATTAAATGCTGCTTGAATAAAACAGTACatgtttctgtaaaaaaaaaaaaaaaagaaggcaattcCCAGCCCCTGGTTGTTAGGTGGGGCCTCTGGACTTTGAGCAGAAGTGATGAGAAGGCTAGAGGATTTAATGACCCCTACAAAATGCTCCAGAGCCTCTTTCTTTCCACTCTGACATAGTCAAAAGCATTTAGCATGGTGGGCACTTCATCATCTTGAAACCATTAAGTAGGAGAAAGGCCCCCAGGCAACTTGTGATAGACTTGGAACATGAGAGAGAAActtgttgttttaagctattgAGTTGAGTATTGTTTCTTACCATGGCATAATTGAATCTATCTTGTCTGATACACTCAGTAAGCTCCAGAAGGAGGAATCAATGGGGAAAGCAGTTGTGTTCTTCTTTCTTTGTCCTCCTCCTGACCGTCCATCCAGCCTTTTCTTTAACAAGCATCAAGGCTGGTGTGACACACTTCCCTGTCACTGCCACCAGGCAGACACAATGCTTATTCATTTGTGTGGGCAGTTAGACTGGGCAGCCCCTCTCAAGTCTAAGAGTTGCCTACCTAAATCTACCAGGCAACAGAGAGAGGTTGATTGAATCACTGACCACAGCCCCATGACCCTGCATCATTCCTCAGCACTGgaatacattgttttttttcataAGAGAAATGGTTGAATGGTGCcaatctctctctttcatttacCAAATGGTAAAGGAGAAAACGTTTCATGCAGGCCATGGAATCCCTGTGTCATGCTATGCCCTGCTTTCTATAGTCAAAAATACTAAATAAGTGGCCTCCATATAGGTATTGTGGGATTGCTGAAAAGACTGCGATTCATTCCAAGGGGATCATGGAAGATGTTTTATAATCAAGGCAGAATCAAGGGACGTTGGAAAGGATGAGTAGAACCTAATTGTGTGTGAAAACTGGAGGTCAGCTGTCTAGAAGAGAAACAATGGGAATGAGAAACAGACAGAAGTCACTGGCCTGAGGAGCTCCTTC of Marmota flaviventris isolate mMarFla1 chromosome 12, mMarFla1.hap1, whole genome shotgun sequence contains these proteins:
- the Cnih3 gene encoding protein cornichon homolog 3 isoform X1 — translated: MAFTFAAFCYMLSLVLCAALIFFAIWHIIAFDELRTDFKSPIDQCNPVHARERLRNIERICFLLRKLVLPEYSIHSLFCIMFLCAQEWLTLGLNVPLLFYHFWRYFHCPADSSELAYDPPVVMNADTLSYCQKEAWCKLAFYLLSFFYYLYCMIYTLVSS
- the Cnih3 gene encoding protein cornichon homolog 3 isoform X2, translated to MAFTFAAFCYMLSLVLCAALIFFAIWHIIAFDELRTDFKSPIDQCNPVHALVLPEYSIHSLFCIMFLCAQEWLTLGLNVPLLFYHFWRYFHCPADSSELAYDPPVVMNADTLSYCQKEAWCKLAFYLLSFFYYLYCMIYTLVSS